The Polaribacter sp. HaHaR_3_91 genomic sequence CACTTTTACCTCATCCTGAACTTTTGCTTTCTTAGGATGCAATACTTTCAGTAACAAAAAGGCTGCTAACACACAAGTAATTCCATCCATCCAAAACAAACCTACATACCCAATTCCAGTAATTATTAAACCTCCAATTGCAGGTCCTGCAGAAAAACCTAAGTTAATTGCCAAACGAATTAAAGTTACAGAACGTGTTTTATTTTCTGGCTTGCTGTACGCACTTAAAGCAACAAACATTGCAGGTCTAAAAGCATCTGCAACGAGCATAACCATAAAAATACCAAAACAGAATTCGTTAAAAGTATTTGCAAATTGCAGAAAAACAAATAGAATTCCTGTACCCAATAAACTTACTAACATTACCTTATAATAGCCAATTATATCGGTTAATTTTCCTCCAATCCAAGTTCCCACAACAGAACCTAAACCAAAGAAAGACATAATCCAACCAACATCTGACAATGAAAAGTGAAGACTTTTTGTAAGATATAATGATAAAAAAGGAATTACCATAGTACCAGATCTGTTAATAAAAGTGATTAATGATAACCACCAAACCTCTGTAGAGAGTCCTCTAAAAGTGTTGATGTAATTGTTGTAAAGTTTTTTCATTTTGGTTTAGTTGATGTATATAAAACAAAAAAGTCCGACGGTGAAGTCGGACTTTTATAATTGTTTGATTTTATATTGAACTCATCAAAACATATAAATATACCGATTACTGTAGCTCTCCCACGATAACTTGGCAATATAAAATGTTAAGACTCTTTTCATTATTTATTTATTACTGCGCCAAAGCTACATAAAATTATTTGAATGTTGTATTTTTGATTTGTAAATAAATTATAATGAAAAAAATAGTACTTCTACTCTCTATCACTTTTCTATTGATGTCTTGTAATTCGCAAAGCAAAAGGCCTCTAATGGGAAAAACTGTTTATCAACAAGAACTAAATGCGAGTTTTAAAGATGCATCTATATCACCTTTAAAAAAGAAAGATTTGAGACATTTTAAAGGGTTAGATTTTTTTGATATTGATTCTACTTTTATTGTAACTTCAAAATTAGTTAGAACAGAAAATGCACCAACATTTGAGATGGCAACCACCACAGATAGAAAGCCTTTGTACAAAGAATACGGGAAGTTACATTTTACTTTGCAAGGAAAAAATCACGAATTAACCATTTACCAAAGTCAAGATGATTTAGAGGATGAAAAATATAAAGACTATTTATTTTTACCTTTTACAGATGATACTTCTGGAGAAACATCCTATGGTGGCGGGCGTTATATGGATGTAATGACCACAGATATTACGGCAGAAAACATGGTAATATTAAACTTCAACAATACTTACAATCCTTATTGTGCCTATAACGACAAATATTCTTGCCCATTAACACCTAGAAAAAATCATTTAGATTTAGAAATAAAAGCCGGAATTAAGGTTTATAAAAAATAAGTATTTTAAAACTCTGTTATAACCTACTATAAACAAGTGCAGAAATAACAATTTAATTAAAATCCCCAAGGTTGCACCTTGGGGATTTCTTTTTGCTTACACCATTTTTTTATTGGTCATATACAAACCATAAGCCGCACTAAAAACAACTTTAAATCCAAAGAAGTTTTTCCATTTTCCGTCTGCAAAATTGGTTTCTATAACTTTCGCAAAGTCCGCAGAAAATAAATCACTAAAACTAGCCATTAACAAAGAAACTACCGTTACAATTACAAAGAAAGGAATAGCTACTCTAGCAAAATTACTCCAAAAAAGCGGTTGTTTTATTTTTTCTAAAAATGTCATTATTTTAATTTTTGATTATTGTGATGACGGTCGTGATCACGTTTTGTTTTAATATCTAATTTCTTTTCAAAAGCGTCTTGTAAATCGACCCCTGTTTGGTTAGCCAAACACAAAACGACAAACATTACATCTGCCAACTCCTCTCCTAAATCTTTATTTTTATCAGACTCTTTTTCACTTTGTTCCCCATAACGTCTTGCAATAATACGTGCAACTTCACCAACTTCTTCTGTTAGTTGCGCCATGTTTGTTAACTCGTTAAAATAACGAACCCCATGAGTTTTAATCCAATCGTCTACTTGTTTCTGTGCGTTTTCTATATTCATTTTTCTTTATTAAAAGATTGAAAAAATTAAAGTATCAAAGATACATTTTATAAATTATTTGGTTTGTTTCTAAACCAATAAAACGCTAATTTCGTTATCGACTGATATAAAATATTAAAACGATTTTATATTATTTCATTAGCAGCAATATGACCAAAAATATGAAAGAAGGATTAATTAAAGATACTTACGAACTCATTTTTAAAGAAATACAAACAGTAATTACAATTTTCTATATTTTGATTGTTGGTATTGGAATGCTTTTTACTTATCAAAAGTACTCGGAATTCGGAATTAATATTTTTGATTATGCGGATGTTTTTGATTTTTTAGTAGCTCCTTTTTCTGATTTTAAAATATTATTATTTTCTACAATAACAATAACGTTAGTTTTTCTCTTTTTTAAACTTGATAGTCTATTTAATAGAAAATTTCCGAAAAATTACTCGAGAATAAACTTTGGTTGGGATAAAAAAAACTGGTTCAATTCATACAGGTATTCATTATTTTTTATTCTTTTTATTTTCTACCTTTATCTTTCTGCTGATTTTTATGGAAAATTCACAAGTAAACAAACAAAAGAAAATTCACCAATAAACTTAAAATACTCCGACAATGAAATTATCAATGGAATAGTAATTGGAAAAACAAAAGATGTGATTTTTTTATTGCAAGGTAAAAAAGTGAAAGCAATCCCAATAAATTCAATAATTAAAGAATTTGAAATAAAATAAAGCTGCTAACACCGTGTATAATTAATTGCTTTGGTCCTTGCCTATTTGGAAAATTCCTTCGATATTTTTCTCGCGTTCGTTTTTGTTTACTAACTTAGTTGCTTAAACACGTAACAAAGTGTACACAAAACAACGATAACGAACCTTCAAAAAACTAACTCAAAAACTCAGAAACCTCTGCGTAAAAATCCTTCGGATTTTCTGCATGTAACCAATGCCCTGCATTTTTAATTTCTACAATTTTAGAATTCGGAAAATGTGCTTCAATAATTGGTTCTTCGTCTTGTGTAATATAGTCCGATTTTGATCCTTTTAAGAACAAGGTATCTTTTTCAAAAACAGTAAATGATGGCAAAGCTTCACCAACTTCTGGATTATTATCGGTTAAGGATTCCAAATTAAATCTAAACGCTAATTTTCCTTTTTCTTTCCAATAGACGTTTTTCAACAGAAACTGACGCACACCAAAATCCGGAATTAAAGCTGATAATTTTTTATCAACCAAAGTTCGAGTATTTTCTACAGAAAAATCAATAGAATTTAATCCAGCTAAAATAGCATTATGGTGTGGTTGGTACATTCTTGGAGAAATATCAACAACAATTAATTTATCAACTAAATCTGGATATGTAACGGCAAACAACATCGCGGTTTTTCCGCCCATAGAATGCCCAATAATATTTACTTCTTCTAACTGATAATGCTCAATATAAGCATGTAAATCTTCTACTAAAACCTCATAATTAAATTCATCTTCATGAAAACTACGTCCGTGATTCCTTTGATCTATTAAATGAACTTGATAATCTTCAGCAAACTGATTTCCAATTGTCTTCCAGTTATCAGACATTCCAAAATAACCATGTAAAATTAACAATGGTTTTCCTTCTCCTTTTATCGTTGAATGTAAAATTTGATTTTTAGACATTTTGATTGTTTTGTCTGGTCGAGCGCAGTCGAGACCTAAAGATTAACCTCTCGACTGCGCTCGAGGAGACATTTTTAAAATTTCCTGACCACATAGAAACATAGAAAACATAGTTTTATTGCAGACTGAAAATGAAAACTGAGACTGAATACTACTTACTATTTCAGTCGATGTAAATACATATTTACAACATTCTCTAAACCTAAATACAGACTTTCTGCAATAAGTGCGTGTCCTATTGAAACTTCTGCCAAATTAGGAATATTCTCTTTAAAGAATTTAATATTATCTAAGCTTAAATCGTGCCCAGCATTAATACCTAAACCTAATTTATGTGATAAAATTGCAGCTTCTGTATAGGGTTTTATAGCATCAAAATTACCTAAATCATATTGCGTTGCAAAATCTTCTGTGTACAATTCTATTCTATCTGCTCCTGTTTTAGCCGCTGCTTCAATCAGTTTTGCATCTGTATCAATAAAAATTGAAGTTCTAATTCCGTTTTGTTGAAATTCTTTAATTACTTCTTGTAAAAAAGATTGATGTGTAATGGTATCCCAACCTGCATTAGAAGTAATTGCATCTAGAGCATCTGGCACCAAAGTAACTTGTGTTGGTTTTACTTCTAAGACCAAATCCATAAAAGATTTTATAGGGTTTCCTTCAATATTATACTCGGTAGTAACAACATTTTTTAAATCTCTTGCATCTTGATAACGAATATGTCTTTCGTCTGGTCTTGGGTGAATTGTTATTCCCTGAGCACCAAACTCTTCTATATCACTGGCTACTTTTAATAAATTAGGGACATTTCCTCCACGAGAATTTCTTAAAGTTGCTATTTTATTAATATTTACACTTAACTTTGTCATTGTCTAAAATTAGGCTGCAAATATAATTTATTAAATCATTTTATCCTATATTCGTAAAGCATGAATATGAACGACTACTTATTAGAACAAATAAAACCACTTCGCTTAAAAGACACTGTTAAAAGTGCTCAAAAAGTGTTAAGAAAAAATCATATAACACATTTTCCCATTATTGAAAACAACAAATTATTAGGTTCTTTTGCAGAAGATGATATACAGACCATAGAAAACAACGAAGAAGAGTTAGTTGAGCATGCACATTTATTAAATTCTTTTTTTGCTGATGAAAAAGCAACTGTTTTAGAACTGTTAAAGATTTTTGCAGACAATGACACCAACCTTATACCTGTTTTAAATGAAGCCAAAGATTATATTGGTTATTTTGATTTACGTGATGTTTTAGATGTTTTTTCGACAAGTCCGTTTATGGTTGAAGAAAGCGAGACTTTAATTATAGAAAAATTAAGGAACGACTACTCTATGAGTCAGGTTGTACAAATTATAGAAGCTAGTGGAGGTCAATTATTAGGCTTATATATTTCCGAAAAGAATTTAGATAATGTACAAGTTACCATCAAAGTAATTTCTGAAGAAATAAATGAAATTATGCAAACTTTTAGAAGGTATGATTATAAAATTATATCTATGCATGAAAATGACATTTATTTAGAAGATTTAAAAAGTAGGTCTGAATATTTACAGAAATATTTAGACATGTAAACCTATAAGAATACATTTACCAAAAAATAAAAAAACGTATTGAAAAAAGCAGCAATTTACGGTCAATCATACGCGATTACATCAGAAAAAGAAGTTAAAACATTAATACACGTTTTACAAAAAAATAAGATTGATTTTTATATTGAACATGAGTTTTACAAACTTTTAACAGTAAATAAAGTATTGGAGGATTCATACAAATCATTTGATAATTTTAATGATTTAAACAATACTTTTGATATCATGCTTACACTTGGTGGAGACGGTACATTTTTACGTTCTGCAACCCATATTAGAGATTTAGACATTCCTATTTTAGGCATAAATACAGGTAGATTAGGTTTTTTAGCCATCGTTGCAAAAGACGTAATAGAAGAAAGTATAAATTTGGTTTTAAAAGGCGAATATACCATACAAGAAAGAACACTTTTATCTGTTAAAACAGAACCTAAAACAAAAGATTTTGAAGAATTAAATTTTGCCTTAAATGAAGTAACTATTGCCAAAAAGAACACTACTTCTATGATTGGGGTAAAAACCTATTTAAACGGAGAGTACCTTACAAATTACTGGGCAGACGGCTTAATAATATCTACACCAACTGGTTCTACAGGCTATTCGTTAAGTTGTAACGGACCTGTAATTTTACCAGATTCTAAAAACATTGTAATTACACCAATTGCACCACACAACTTAAATGCAAGGCCTATAGTAATCTCTGACGAAACTAAAGTAGAGTTAGAAGTAGATTCTAGAGAAAAAAGCTACTTAGTATCTTTAGATTCTAGAGTTACTACGGTAGCCAACCACACAAAAATTCTAATAGAAAAAACAGATTTTACCATAAAAAGTATTCTACCTAAAAACCAATCTTTTTTAAAGACGTTAAGAAGTAAACTTTTATGGGGAGAAGACATTAGAAACAAAACAAATGTTTAACGGAGTACTTACAATATTTCTTTAAAAATGTTGTTATTCAAAAAAGACTATATATTAACTTTATAAAGCAATTTGAAATTTCTATATTTGCCCACTATTTTATAATGAAAAAAAGAATATTATTTTTTGTATTTGTAAGTTTCACCTCTATTTTTATGGGGCAACTTCATGAGGTAGGCCTTACTATTGGAGGTACTAACTATGTTGGTGACATTGGTAAAAACTACTACTTTTATCCGAATGAACTCGCTGGTGGCATTACATACAAGTACAATTGGAATCCAAGAATTGCTTTAAGAGCATCTTACAGCTTTCTACCTATTTCAGGAAATGATGCAGATGCAGACACGGGGTATAGAAGAGATCGATTAGACGCTAGCGGAAAAACATACAAGTTTTCTAACAATATTAATGAATTAGCTGTTGGTATCGAATATAATTTCTATGAATATGATTTATCTTCTTATGATAAAACTTGGACTCCTTACCTAATCTTAGAATTGGCTGTTTTTAATCATACAAACGTAAGTTCATACTTACCAACAGGAGGAATAGAAAAATTAGGAAAGAAAACGTCTTTGGCTATTCCTTTCGGTTTTGGTTATAAGTCTAAATTATATGGTACTTTAGCTTTTGCAATTGAAGCAAAATTTAGATATACTTTTGAAGATGATTTAGATTACCTTTCTAACGATACACCAAATGTGAATTTAGACGGTACAGGTAATGATTGGTATATGTTTACTGGGGTTTCTTTAATCTATACCTTTGGTAGACCTGCTTGTTATACAAACGGATTATAAAAAACTATGGACAAAAAATTACTAATCGACCTACAAAGAACACCAAAACATGTTGCCATTATAATGGATGGTAATGGCCGTTGGGCAAAAGGTAAAGGAATGAATAGAATTTTCGGCCATAGAAATGCCCTAACTGCTGTTAGAGAATCTGTTAGTGCAGCTTCTCAAGTAAACATAGAGGCAATTACTTTATATGCTTTTTCTACAGAAAACTGGAACAGACCTAAATTAGAGGTAGACGCTTTAATGAGTTTATTAATTAATTCTTTAAAAAAGGAATTACCTGGCTTCATGAAAAATGGCGTAAAAGTAAACGCAATTGGCGCTATAGAAAGCTTACCTAAAAAAGCTCAAAAAGTTTTAGGAGATGTAATTTCTCAAACAAAAGACAACACAGATATTGTATTAACCTTTGCTCTTAGCTATGGTTCTAGAGAAGAAATTGTTAATACTATTAAAAACATATCCAAAAAAGTTGTTAATAATGAGATAAATATCGAAGAAATTGATGAAAATACTATAAATAACCATTTATATACGTTTAATTTGCCCGACGTAGACTTAATGATTAGAACTAGTGGAGAACAACGCATTAGTAATTTCTTATTATGGCAAATGGCATATGCCGAATTATATTTTACAGATATACTTTGGCCAGACTTTAGAGAAGAGCATTTTTACGATGCAATCATAGATTATCAGAATAGAGAACGAAGATTTGGAAAAACAAGCGAACAAATTACAGAATAAATTTTTTATGAAATTATTTTCTGCATCAATAATGTTAACAGCATTATTTTTTACTTTTAGTGCTAAGGCACAAACTGAAATAGATAGTTTATCGACAGTAAAAATAGACACGACCTCTATAAAAGATACATCCTTTGAAAAAGGGAAAGAATACACCCTAGGAGGCATAAGTGTAACCGGTTTAAAAAAGTTTAGTGAAGAAACCGTTAGGGTTTTTACAGGCTTAAGAAATGGGCAACCTATTAAATTACCAGGAGACAAACTTACAAGTGCCATTAAAAAACTATACGAAAGTAAGCAGTTTAGTAACGTAGATGTTTACCTAGCTAGATTAGATGGTAGTACAGTTTACCTACAATTTGATGTCTTAGAATTACCTCAATTAAACAATATAACAATTGCAGGTATTAAAAAAGGGAAAGCAAAAGAACTTAAAAAAGATGCTGAATTAAAAAAAGGAGCAATGGTTACTGATAACCTTATTGTTACTACTAAAAATTACTTCACAAAAAAATATACAGATAAAGGTTTCCTAAAAACAAAAGTTAATTTAGATGTTAAAAAAGATACATCTGATATTAACATTGTTAACATGGCTATTTTTATTGATAAAGGCAAAAAAATTAAAATTAAAGACATTAATTTTGTAGGAAATAAAGCGCTTTCTGATAAGAAACTTAAAAAAGCGATGAAAAACACCAAAGAAAAACTTCTTGGTCGTTTTTGGAAAGGATCTAAATATATAGAAGAAGACTTTCAGGAAGATTTAGAAAGTATTTTAGATAAATATAGCAGATTAGGATACAGAGATGCACGTATTCTTAGTGATAAAATTAGTTGGAATGATGACAACACCATCGATATTGATTTAGAATTAGAAGAAGGAAGACAATATAGATTTGCAGAAATTTTATTTGTTGGTAATAAAGAATACACAGCAGAACAACTTCAATTATATTTAAAGATTGAAAAAGGAGATGTATATAATGGTGCTGTTTTAGAAGAGCGCGTTAAAGGTGATGGTAGCCCAACATCTCAAGATATATCTACTTTATACCAAGATAACGGTTTTTTATTCTCTTCTGTGAATGCTGTAGAAACTAAAGTTAAAAATGATTCTATTACAGTAGAAATTAGAATTAGAGAAGATGAAAAAGCTCGTATTAAAAAAGTAACTGTTTCTGGTAATGACAAAACTAATGACCATGTTTTATTCAGAGAACTACGCGTAAAACCAGGAGACTTATTTAGTAGAAGTGCTATTATTAGATCTATTAGAGAAATTGGTCAATTAGGTTTCTTTGATTCTAATGTTTCACCAGATGTAATACCAGATTATCAAAATAAAACAGCAGATATAGACTTTTCTGTTGTAGAAAAAGGTGGAAGTCAAATAGAATTACAAGGTGGTTATGGTGGTGGTTCTTTTATAGGAACTTTAGGTTTATCATTCAACAACTTTTCTATAAGAAACATCTTTAACAAAGAGGCTTATAAGCCTTTACCAATGGGAGATGGTCAAACACTATCATTAAGGTTACAAACGAGTAGAACATACAATACATATAGTTTTTCTTTTACTGAACCATGGTTAGGTGGTAAAAAACCAAAATCATTATCTTTTTCTGTATATTCTTCTAATCAATATCAATTAGATTTTACTACTTATGATGTAGATAAAAGTAAAAGTTTAGGTATTATTGGAGCTTCTGTAGGGCTAGGACAACGTTTAAAATGGCCAGATGATTTTTTCCAATTATCACAATCTATTAGTTACCAAGCATTAAAATCTAACAACTATAACTTTGGTTTGGCAGGTTTAAACTTAAACAATGGTACATTAAACAACCTTTCTTACAATATTTCTTTATCAAGAAACTCTGCAGGACCAAGTTTAATATTTCCAACATACGGATCTGAGTTTACCGTTGGAGCGAAAGCAACATTTCCTTATTCTTTATTGAATAATAAAGATTATAATGACAGCAGTTTAGATGCTGTAGACAAATACAAATGGTTAGAGTACTATAAATTAAATTTTAAAGGAAAATGGTATACTGCATTTACAGACAAATTGGTATTAATGACCAATGCAGAGGCAGGTTACTTAGGTTCTTATAATAGTGATTTAGGAGCAACACCTGTAGAGCGTTATTTTGTTGGTGGAGATGGTATTGCTGCTTACCAGTTAGATGGTAGAGAAACAGTAGGTTTAAGAGGATATGAAAACAGTGGACTTTCATCTAACTATGGTGGAACCATTTATAATAAATTTCAATTAGAATTACGTTATTCAATTACAGATGCTCCTTCTGCATCTATTTATACACTTGGGTTCTTAGAAGCGGGTAATTCTTATGACGATTTTGATGAGTTTAATCC encodes the following:
- the bamA gene encoding outer membrane protein assembly factor BamA, with translation MKLFSASIMLTALFFTFSAKAQTEIDSLSTVKIDTTSIKDTSFEKGKEYTLGGISVTGLKKFSEETVRVFTGLRNGQPIKLPGDKLTSAIKKLYESKQFSNVDVYLARLDGSTVYLQFDVLELPQLNNITIAGIKKGKAKELKKDAELKKGAMVTDNLIVTTKNYFTKKYTDKGFLKTKVNLDVKKDTSDINIVNMAIFIDKGKKIKIKDINFVGNKALSDKKLKKAMKNTKEKLLGRFWKGSKYIEEDFQEDLESILDKYSRLGYRDARILSDKISWNDDNTIDIDLELEEGRQYRFAEILFVGNKEYTAEQLQLYLKIEKGDVYNGAVLEERVKGDGSPTSQDISTLYQDNGFLFSSVNAVETKVKNDSITVEIRIREDEKARIKKVTVSGNDKTNDHVLFRELRVKPGDLFSRSAIIRSIREIGQLGFFDSNVSPDVIPDYQNKTADIDFSVVEKGGSQIELQGGYGGGSFIGTLGLSFNNFSIRNIFNKEAYKPLPMGDGQTLSLRLQTSRTYNTYSFSFTEPWLGGKKPKSLSFSVYSSNQYQLDFTTYDVDKSKSLGIIGASVGLGQRLKWPDDFFQLSQSISYQALKSNNYNFGLAGLNLNNGTLNNLSYNISLSRNSAGPSLIFPTYGSEFTVGAKATFPYSLLNNKDYNDSSLDAVDKYKWLEYYKLNFKGKWYTAFTDKLVLMTNAEAGYLGSYNSDLGATPVERYFVGGDGIAAYQLDGRETVGLRGYENSGLSSNYGGTIYNKFQLELRYSITDAPSASIYTLGFLEAGNSYDDFDEFNPFDLKRSAGVGVRIFMPAFGLLGIDFAHGFDPLPGQSEKSGWQTHFIIGKQF
- a CDS encoding alpha/beta fold hydrolase, translated to MSKNQILHSTIKGEGKPLLILHGYFGMSDNWKTIGNQFAEDYQVHLIDQRNHGRSFHEDEFNYEVLVEDLHAYIEHYQLEEVNIIGHSMGGKTAMLFAVTYPDLVDKLIVVDISPRMYQPHHNAILAGLNSIDFSVENTRTLVDKKLSALIPDFGVRQFLLKNVYWKEKGKLAFRFNLESLTDNNPEVGEALPSFTVFEKDTLFLKGSKSDYITQDEEPIIEAHFPNSKIVEIKNAGHWLHAENPKDFYAEVSEFLS
- a CDS encoding DUF6089 family protein → MKKRILFFVFVSFTSIFMGQLHEVGLTIGGTNYVGDIGKNYYFYPNELAGGITYKYNWNPRIALRASYSFLPISGNDADADTGYRRDRLDASGKTYKFSNNINELAVGIEYNFYEYDLSSYDKTWTPYLILELAVFNHTNVSSYLPTGGIEKLGKKTSLAIPFGFGYKSKLYGTLAFAIEAKFRYTFEDDLDYLSNDTPNVNLDGTGNDWYMFTGVSLIYTFGRPACYTNGL
- a CDS encoding nucleotide pyrophosphohydrolase, which encodes MNIENAQKQVDDWIKTHGVRYFNELTNMAQLTEEVGEVARIIARRYGEQSEKESDKNKDLGEELADVMFVVLCLANQTGVDLQDAFEKKLDIKTKRDHDRHHNNQKLK
- a CDS encoding pyridoxine 5'-phosphate synthase — translated: MTKLSVNINKIATLRNSRGGNVPNLLKVASDIEEFGAQGITIHPRPDERHIRYQDARDLKNVVTTEYNIEGNPIKSFMDLVLEVKPTQVTLVPDALDAITSNAGWDTITHQSFLQEVIKEFQQNGIRTSIFIDTDAKLIEAAAKTGADRIELYTEDFATQYDLGNFDAIKPYTEAAILSHKLGLGINAGHDLSLDNIKFFKENIPNLAEVSIGHALIAESLYLGLENVVNMYLHRLK
- a CDS encoding NAD kinase: MKKAAIYGQSYAITSEKEVKTLIHVLQKNKIDFYIEHEFYKLLTVNKVLEDSYKSFDNFNDLNNTFDIMLTLGGDGTFLRSATHIRDLDIPILGINTGRLGFLAIVAKDVIEESINLVLKGEYTIQERTLLSVKTEPKTKDFEELNFALNEVTIAKKNTTSMIGVKTYLNGEYLTNYWADGLIISTPTGSTGYSLSCNGPVILPDSKNIVITPIAPHNLNARPIVISDETKVELEVDSREKSYLVSLDSRVTTVANHTKILIEKTDFTIKSILPKNQSFLKTLRSKLLWGEDIRNKTNV
- a CDS encoding MFS transporter, encoding MKKLYNNYINTFRGLSTEVWWLSLITFINRSGTMVIPFLSLYLTKSLHFSLSDVGWIMSFFGLGSVVGTWIGGKLTDIIGYYKVMLVSLLGTGILFVFLQFANTFNEFCFGIFMVMLVADAFRPAMFVALSAYSKPENKTRSVTLIRLAINLGFSAGPAIGGLIITGIGYVGLFWMDGITCVLAAFLLLKVLHPKKAKVQDEVKVENPISVYKDKAFWVFFIAMFIFGFVFMQYFSTIPLYYSDKRFLSEFEIGLLMGLSGLFIFLLEMPLIKWLEDLKKSKVKLIALGLFLVGFSFIILNLTGWVGVLIIGILLMSIGEMIAFPFSNAFAIDRAEKGNKGEYMALYSIAFSLSHIFSHNVGMQLVDKFGFETTWILVTAFAFVGVLILFYLLRVLKKEVI
- a CDS encoding isoprenyl transferase, translated to MDKKLLIDLQRTPKHVAIIMDGNGRWAKGKGMNRIFGHRNALTAVRESVSAASQVNIEAITLYAFSTENWNRPKLEVDALMSLLINSLKKELPGFMKNGVKVNAIGAIESLPKKAQKVLGDVISQTKDNTDIVLTFALSYGSREEIVNTIKNISKKVVNNEINIEEIDENTINNHLYTFNLPDVDLMIRTSGEQRISNFLLWQMAYAELYFTDILWPDFREEHFYDAIIDYQNRERRFGKTSEQITE
- a CDS encoding DUF1684 domain-containing protein, with protein sequence MKKIVLLLSITFLLMSCNSQSKRPLMGKTVYQQELNASFKDASISPLKKKDLRHFKGLDFFDIDSTFIVTSKLVRTENAPTFEMATTTDRKPLYKEYGKLHFTLQGKNHELTIYQSQDDLEDEKYKDYLFLPFTDDTSGETSYGGGRYMDVMTTDITAENMVILNFNNTYNPYCAYNDKYSCPLTPRKNHLDLEIKAGIKVYKK
- a CDS encoding CBS domain-containing protein: MNDYLLEQIKPLRLKDTVKSAQKVLRKNHITHFPIIENNKLLGSFAEDDIQTIENNEEELVEHAHLLNSFFADEKATVLELLKIFADNDTNLIPVLNEAKDYIGYFDLRDVLDVFSTSPFMVEESETLIIEKLRNDYSMSQVVQIIEASGGQLLGLYISEKNLDNVQVTIKVISEEINEIMQTFRRYDYKIISMHENDIYLEDLKSRSEYLQKYLDM